CGCTTTGATTCCTCGAATAACACAAACCGCTTCCAGCACCAGTTTCACACCGGACGGGGGATTCTTCATCGACTTCACGACGGTAATATCGGCCGGCTTTAGTGTGTCGAGTGCCGCAAGAGCTGCTTCCAGTGCCGGTACTGCCTCCTGTAGATCACTTTCACAGTCATCCTTGATCGCTTGGGCCGAAGCTGCCGCCTCGTTAGCGGCCGTTTCGTCGGCCCCAacgatttccttcttcttctccgcctcGGCCGTTTCCCGCTCGATATTGACCATAATTTTCTCCGTTTCATCTGATGTTTGCTTCAGCTGCGGTTGCAAATCCTTCAGCTGATCCTGCATGACCGACACCTGCCCGGCGGCAAAGTCCAGCTTCTCGAGACCGGTCGTGTAGCGATCGCGTTGTGTGATTGTTTCCGAATATTTCTTGTGATACAAATCTTTGAACGATCGCAGCATCTCCAGGTAGGACGTAGGGGTAACGTAGTTGCGGCGACCTTGCTCCAGGAAAAAGCGATTCGAGTTCTCCACGACACTCTCATTAAAGATGAGCACGATGGTTATTAGCTTCCGTTCCAGCTCGGTGagtttcctcgttttttgaTCCTTCTCGTCCATGGTATCGGTCATCACCTCAATGCTGGATGAATCGCGAGACGTCAGACGTTCCTGGCTGGCAACGAGATCCATCGAACGGATGAAGAATTCAGCCACCTTCTGCAGCGCATCATCCGGCCAGGCCGAATACCAATCGATGGTGCAGCAGTTGATGAGCGATGGATAGATCCTTAGACGTTTCTTGAACGAATCACCGATCGGTGAGAAGGCCAGCGCAATGTGCAGATTCTCACGTACGCGTTCCACAAAGAAGTTGTACAGCGACAGGGCGGTCAGATCGATTGGTTTGTTAGTGGCCTGTACGATCGTCTGCATCTGCTCAAGAATGACGGCTTTCTCCTCGGTCTGGAACAGATTAGGAAGATCGGCCGTGTTTAGCAACGAATTGATATCCTCCACGAATGATTCCTCTTTCGCTTGCGAGTCGTTGAACAGAAAGACGATGCGCTTCCCCTCGCAGCCGGCACTCATTAGCAGCTTTTTCATATCTTCCCGCCATTCGTTGAACGTGTAGCTACGGGTTACTTCCACCTGGAAGACAGCCGAATCGCTCATACTTGAGGCCAACTTTACGGCACTACGCCTTCCCGAACCACCAAGACCGACAAGCAGTAGATGCCCTCGTGGCATTTGCAGTACTCGCGACACGCGCGAAATGTGCTCGATTGCGAATCGGAACAGTACCAGATTCATGGGTGATTTTGAGCGCTCGTTGTACTCAGACAGATAGAAGTTGATGTTCTTTTCTAGCTGCTCCCAATTGTCCACCTCGTCGTAGATTCTGGTGACGGCAGCCGGTTCCATGTAATTGCCAAAGAGGAGATCGCGAATATGCTTATCCGTTACCTTCTGTCCCGGCTCCAACCGCTCACCGAACGCTTGCTCGAGCTTCATACGGAGATGTGTGACGGCAGCCTCATCCACTAGTCGCAATAGTTTCTGCTTATCGTCCTCATCGATCAACCGATCATAGAATACACGATACGTTTCATGTACCCATAGCCGCACCAGCTTCTCCGGATCCGGCAACTTTTTCGAGGGCAACAGTACGATACCCTGATAAACGCGCGATACATCTCGGAGCGAAAAGAGATAGTGTGACTTGGCGGGGGTCGGGAGAAAGTGTTCAATCGCACCCCGGTACACGGCAATGGAAGCTTGGCTGAGCAGTTTGCTTAACCGGGCCACCGGTTCGGGAAATCCTTTCGCAAAGTGCCAATCGCCGATGGAGGAGAATATGCGCATCAGCGTAACGTCCTCGAAGGAGTCCACCGATATGACGAACATGTGACGGTACAATCGTTGCGGGATATAGTTACTACCACCGATGGGACCCATggcagcaatcagcagcagatcgatcaGCTCGATTTTGGACGTATCTCGCAGATCGGACCATATGCGGTGATCGAGCCACGTGCGTACCAGCTCGAGCGGTGGCTGGGAACCGTATTCATCCCGGGCCGGCATAGCGAGATCATCGATAAAGTTCACACACTCCTTGCCCACCGGTGGACCATAGACACCCTTGCGACGTCGATCGAGCTTTGCCATTATCGTATCCTGTACCTGGGCTGCCGTACTGCGAGCGGAACAATTGATAATGTTCGAGATGAACCGTTGTTTCGGCAGCTCCCGGATGTAGTTGCTGATGGTAGCACTCTTTCCCGTGCCCGTCGGTCCGGCCAGAAGAATCGGAATCCCATTGCGAACGCACAGGTTAGCCCAGTACAGTATGGAACCGGTCTCCTTAGTTGGTATCATCAGCTCGGACACGATGCAGGATTCTGGCAGCGACGGTTCCTCTGTCGTTTGCCATGGCCACCAGTTCTCGTGCTCGTCGAAGCGATAGTCCATGAAATTCATCTTCTCCGGATACATCTGGCCTCGGTTGAGTGAGAAgtgcttcggtttcgggtgCTCTTCGTTACCACCGTACAGGATCTTTCGAAGCAGCGGATCAATCATCTTTCTGCCCTCGTTCGTGACGGACGAAAAGTAACCCCAGGCGTAGCAGAAGAGAAACGTTTGCTGGaactgtgcctgtgtgtagTTCTGGATGCGTGAGCAAAATATGGAAAAGAACTTGGAAAACATCTAAAACACGgtaaaaggaaacaaaatgaCGTTGTGTTAGATAGTGTTTCTTGCAAAAAAGGAATGCTTTATGCTCACCGAGTAGCACTGCATCTCCGAGATCGGGAGTACCGTTTTGACTATCTTGAGAAATCGTAACGACGGTGGAATCAACCATTCCACCAGCTGCTCAAACACACCGATGTTTATCTCGGACACGCCCTTCTCTTCCAACAGTAGAATGAACGATTTGTGTAGCGCAATCCAACCGAGCTGATGGGGTTCCATGTAGATCATGCCACAGCGCGAAACCGTAGCTGGTGACGCTTGTTCCAAATCCGTTGGTTCAAACACCAAGTTCATTAGCTTCGTCATCTGTATGATTTCGCCTGACATGAGGCAAAGCTTTCGATTATCGTCCAGCACCGTGTTGAGATTTTCGATCCATACTGCATCGACGGGACCGTCGAAGATGATCCACTGCCGTTCGGTGCTGAGGGTATTAACCATCTCACGGAACGTGTTGGCCAGCACCCCATCCGACCACTCGTGTGAGGCCGGATCAAACCGACCGTACAGCTGTCCCATGGAGATCGATTTCGGATTGATGATGCGATATTGTACGCCTTGCTCCTCACACTTTGGTCCCTTCTCGATGCGTAGCTCACGCAGTGTCTCCACCAGCACCTGGTAGGCCGTAGTTTTACCACCCATTGAGTCACCGACAATCATCAGACCATGGCGCACGAGCAGCATTTCATAGATCTGCATAATTTTGTCGATGTACCATGCCGTCGGTTGAAGTTTCCGTTTGACCAGCTTAACGAGCAGAATGCGTACGATGTCCTCCCGAGCGGGCTGGTTTAAAAGAATGTTTAATCGTAGTTTTAGTAAGGAAAATTACATACGCTGCTGTTTGTCGTTGTCTTGCTTGGTGGTTACTTACCGGTGGGAGATTAACACCGGGAAACAGATCCCGATAGATGCCTTCGAACAGTGGTATATCCTGCTGGAGGAACTTGGGCAAGTTTACGTCGATGATGGCACGCAGGACGATCTGATCCTCCGCAAGATGCGGATGTGCCCGACGTAGAGCACCGGCTGCAGTCAGCACCGACTTTACTGCTCGCATGCCATAGTCATAGTGGAACTGTGAGGACAGCTGTTCCGAGCACAGCTTATACGTGTGGACGATTTTTTGTGCCAGAATGCGAGCGTTATCGAACCCACAGGAATAGAGTGTGATCTCACCGATCATAGCATAATCCGGTACCATCATGGCAACGGTACGGAACAGTACCTTGAGATTATCCGGTAGCTCTGTACGGCCCGCGTAGCCCGGGTTCATTGTGATGAAGATGTTACAGGTGGGATCTATTTTCAGGTGCGTATCCTCGAACACAAACTTTACCACCTTCTGGGCGATGGCGTGCTGAATGGTAAGTATTTGCTGTGCCACTACGGACAGCACCTCCAGCTCGATACGGTTGAACTCGTCGAAGCATGCCCATGACCCGGACTGTGCTAAGCCCTTGAAGAACTTCCCGAGAGCTTTGTAATCCAAACCATCGGAGCAGTTAAACACGACACACTTCTTGGCCACAGCTTTAGCAAGATCTTTACAAGTTTCCGTCTTGCCGGTTCCGGCTGGTCCTTCCGGTGCACCACCAAGGTTCAGCTTGAACGCACCCATCAGCGTGCGAAAGCAGCGATCCGTTAGCGGTGTGGTAACGAGCCGTCCCGTGTTGCCAAGGTACTCCATACCGTACTTGAGATCGGTGGTCACCATACTAACGCCAACATAGCTctgcttatcatcatcatcgatgcgcCAATAGTAGCGAAGCTGTGAGAACCAGTTAAAGTCTCCGATGTCGCTGATTTGCTTCTCCACAAGCATATTAACAATGTCTCGTGCATgcacatcgacgacgatcaaggcctcgatcgtgatcgttgcTCCAGCGCTAAGACTACCGCGCACCAGGTCTACCAGCTCGAGAATTTGTTCCGTGCATGTGCCAGAGAACTGTTTCAGCTGTCCCATCTTGATGGCTTCCTCGGCTTCTTCGGTCCATCGGAGACACGACACCACCTGTACCGCCTGGCCAGGCCAATTCAGTACCCAAGCCTTGCGCACCTCGTTCGGGTAACGTTCGTACGATTGCCATATCTGCTCCTTCACGCTCTCCAGCATTACCGTTTCGACCTCTTTCAGCCACTTTTCTACCAAACCCTGCAGCGAAATGGGGAAGATAATGTAACGCCGGGGATGATACTGTATTTTATAGAGTAGATACTTACGTTGGCCAGATTTGGATTCACTTTCCTTACACACGGTATGATTTCCTGCTCGGCCGAGATGATTGCAATGATTTCCATCTGCTGATCAAATTGCAGCGCATGGATGCCTTCGAAGCACTTCTTCAGATGCGGTTGGACGCGCAGTGGATCCTTGGTTTCGGAAAGGATTTCCAGCAGCTCATCGTTCgataggaagaagaagcgggcAAAGAAGAGGCGCTTCTTCTCGAGATACATGTTTAGGCCCTTCTGGATTTCCTCCAAATCGGTGTACGCCTTCCGCAGGGTGTTCAGTAGCTCTGGGTAATCTGTCGCCTGGATTACGTGCGCATCGGTCGTGGTGTGCTTCATGATCTTACGGAACACACGGTCGACCGCCTTGAAGTGGCGGCCTTCCGTGGGCATCTGACGCAAGATGTCCTCGGAGCTGAAGATGGGCTCCAGGTACATCCAGGTCGCCTGCACCTGCAGCCAGGTATCGATAATGTCTTGCATGGATATCAGCTTGTCTTCCCAGTTGTTTGCCTTCGTGCCAAGAGCAGCGATATAGGGCGAGCCTCGCATCGCCTGCGCTTTCAGGATGTGATCATCGAGCAGCGTCTGTATCTCGTCCACCGAGGACAGAATGTACATATCGCTGTCCCGGTACGGAATGCAAACGAACATCACGTCCGTCCACTCTTCCTGCATGTTCACGAGCTGAATGTTCAGCTCGTACTCCTTGCCGGCGGCGTTGGAGATTTCCTCCAGCCGCTGCTGTATCTTGACGATATCGATCTCCACCATCTGGCTGAGCGAATTGTGCACGGCCGGGTTCACCTCCTGCCCCAGCTCGTCCGAGATCTGGCGCCAATGGCGATCACATAATCCTTGCCGACAGATTGACTCCAGTATCGGTAGATACACCTTGAACTTTTCCACCTTCATGCGTATCTGCTCGGCCACTCGCTTAGCCTGAGGGCTACCGGTAAGCTCCTTCAGTAGCACGGATATAGCATGGTACATCTCCTCGACAGCGCTGCGAATAACATCAGCATCCAGGTCCTTGAACGGACCAAAGTACCACACCTCATGGCAAGTATCGAACTTGTACGCCGTATGCCACAGCTTTTCGATCGGTCCCATCTTATCGATCATCTCATTGAGCGatgggaagaaggaaagatcGATCTGAAGAAGGTTCTCGTTTGCGTTGATTTCCTTTGCTTCTCTGCTACAATCCTATTTTTGAATGAAGGCAATATATTAAATTGAAGGCAATAAATTAACTGATGACACCCCCTTGACGCCAGTTACCTCTAGAATCTTCATCAAACCGTCCACAGTGTCCACTTTTTCGCGCAAATCATCCAGCGACAACATTTCGCGGATCTCTCGCGTCCTGAAATGAtccatctttttcttctccgtcATCAGATACTGTTCGAACTTGACTCGTCGTTCCCGCAAAGATGTCTCCAGATTTTCACGTACCACCGAAAGGCGGGCTCCACTGAGATCGAGAACCTTTTCCAGCTCTTTTGGCCACAGAAACAACCTCGAATTCAGGTTAATGTCCTCCTCTGTAATAAAACAAAGTAACTTGGTATGATTCTATCGAGTTTAGCAATCTAAAGATCAACATCGTACGATCGAGTATAGCGTGGGTTAGCAGGAAAATGACTCTTTGAGCAACTTGCTTGATCTCGGACGTCAGCTGATACATTCGCTCCTCCCGGCAGTGTGTGAGATAGTTTTGAAGGGCAACCACCTCCGGGGTTTCCTTTGGTCGCTCTCCAGCGTGTAGTGACATATCCTCAAACTCGTCGCAGATTCTGGCAAAGAAGAATGAAGCATAAGTCGTGCGGTTGAGCATAATTAGCGATTTGCAGCATACCTTCGATTCTCGACCTGATTCAACGTGATAAAGTAGTTGATGACGAAATTCTTCAAATCATTGACTAGTTTCTCGAGCACTTTGTTGAGCCTGCTGTTGTCCAGCATGAATAAGTTCAGTGGAATGAAATCACGCAAGTAGTAAATGCCATTCAGTAGCTCGGTAAACTTCTGTACGAGCTCTTTGAAAATGTCCAGCGGTGGTAGTTCGCGCTGCGAGAAAATGCCTTCCGTAATCAGCTTCATCTTGTTGGCCAAAACGGGAAAGTAGTACTCGTACATCGGGTATAGGTACACCGTCGGTCCCGTCTGGTTGGCGATAACAATCTTCTTAACGCGCTGATACAGCTTCTCCAtatcgtcgttgtcctcgcGGATGAAATGCAGATAGCCAAGCTGTTTCTGGTCCTGCGTTAGATAGTACTCCAACCGTGGAATCTTGTAGCCCACTTTCAAGATCTTCACGAAGTAGCTCTTGAAGAGATCGGGTAGCTCCTCCATATATGGATAGATGATGATCTTACCGCTGCTCTCAACGATAAACGAAGTGCGGCGCTCATCTCCGTTGGTGAGCGGAAAGTCATCCGATTCCGAGGCCAGTATGctcggatcatcatcatcgacctgGTACAGTGATAGGTCGCTTTTCTCGGTCGTTTTTTCGATCTCCGTGTGATGCTGGCCAACCACGGACACGGTCAGCGTCATGAAAGgtttcttcttcaccttcggTTCATCCCCTGGACTAATGTCGCCCTCTCGGTACACTTCAAGCGCTTCGACCAGATGGTCGAGGCTCTTCTTGATCAGCTCTTGCAGGTGGTAGGACGTGAGCGCATGAATACAGTTGAAGAATATGGTTCCCCGGCCACCGTGCGTTGAGTTGCGGGGAACGAGATCCTTCCAGTATTTTCGCATCACGTCCACCAGATCTGCTACTCTGGGCATCCAGTCGTTGATCAAAATCTGAAAGAACAGCCAGTAATCACCGTAATTTGTTTCGAAAccaccctctccctttccACTTACATCTCTTGTGATGCGACAGCTGTTGTGGATCATCTCGGTAATTTTATCCGCATGCATCGGAACGTCCGTGTTATAGAACTTTGCTGAATCGACCACCAGCAAATTACTGTATAGCTTATGCCAGAGCATATTGATGGCCTGCAGTACGGGATGGTTGATCATCAGTATCTCCTCCAAACGATTTTTCGCCAGCTGTATCGAGCATTTCCAGGGGACGGGTGCTATTAGGGTTGCAATGGGAAACTCTGGTGGTTCCATCACTAATTGCAGCTGATTTCGGTCACGTTCCGAGCGGAGTATGTAGCGCAGAAAGGCTCGCTTCACATAGTAACGATAGTCCTCCTGTAGATCCATCAGCAGGATCAGAAAGTAAACCGCCTGATCACGCGGCACACCATGATCGGGATCAAACAGATAATCCATTAGTATCAGCTCGGGATGGATGGTGGGCCAAAGTTTTTCCTCCTCTAGTATGAACTTGTGCGCCTGCTTTAAATAGCCTGTACCTCTGTTGATGCGTGGTAGTATCTTTTTAATCCAGTGCGACGGATAGTGTTCGATCTTGCGCACATCCAACATATCGAGTACGTTTAAGGTGCGCTGTTTGATGCTTTCGTCGAAGCAGCATATTGCCCGGCTGAAGTTGCGCTCATAACGGCTCAgtatcttttccttttgctcatCGGGATGTTCCGGCAGCAGCGCTTGCAGGTATTTTAATTTCCTGGTCGGAAGAGAGGTACAAAATAATAGTCTTATCATTTATCCTTTGGTTATCGTAGCTACTGCTTACATGCTTTCTGTGTCTTTAAGCTTTTTGGTGAATTGCTCGTTGGTAAGCCTTTTCTTTTTAACCTTCGTCTGGTAAACATGTTTGCTCTTGGACGTAGAAGTACACTGGAAGATTCAAATAGGTTAAATTTATATTATCAGTATAGTCTGGGCTGTAATGACTCACAAATTGCGGCCTTCTGtcctgttcctccttctccttccggCGCTTCTCCGCGTCACGAATGCTCTTAGCAATCATCCGATCCAGGTGCTTCTGTATCCGGCGCAGTGCTTCCTCGTTTTCCTCCGGCGTACGGTAGGCGAACTCGTCAAACTGAAACTTCTTCGGACGCTTCTTTCGCCACAATGACGGTAGCTTCCGGCGTCCATCATCCGCCCCACGGCCATACCGCCGAAAAAACTCGTTCGCAGCCAGCACCGGCTTCGTGAGCGCCAGATCGTGAAACATTTGCAGCCGGAATCGTTTGTGCATGGATATCATTCGATCCGTCGTATCTCTCGTCATCGGTTCCGGGGCTTTGGTGGGTTCTCCGGTGTTTCCCCCACCCCGTGACGTACTAGCTCGCAAAACCAAAGGCTTCTCGGGAGGCAAAAGGTCGGGCAGATGTGTGCCATCTCCCCGAGGACATCGGTGCAGGCTATAGTCCTTGCTGAAGCAGTCTGATTTCGTTGAATGTATTTTACCTTTGGAatggaaacaacaaaaacctatTATGCTGTGGCTGATAGGTGTGGGTCAACGGACGCTTACCAATTTGCTCCTCGATGAAGGAACGAGCAGGATCCAGGGGCAATTCGTCCTTCTCGTGAGTGTACTTAAAAAATGGGACATCTTCGATGTGTCGTTTAACCCTTGGTTTAATCTTTTTAGCTCTTCTCATTGTAAGAAAACGGCGAAACGATGAGCGATTTGCGATGATAACTACAACCTTCGGCGAACTAAACTTAACAAACAGTCTACTGTGGTGAAAATTAGTCAACTGATATTTACAATCGATAAATAACCGGCGACGCGAGCGTTACCAAGGGAACAGGAATCAGCTGATTGGGCGAGCATGTACATAACGAGAAACGCATTCTAcaggtgtgttgttggttcggGGCTAAACGATGGGGCGAGCGAACCACGTGCGTGATGCGCAGCATTTCTGGGTGCGGTTAAATTTAAAGCTcttgcctctcgctctcgcacaaAGTATGAAAGAGATAGGAAATCCCGACACTAGCGTCCTCTAGGTGGAATGCTTGAATGGAGTATACGTGAGATTATTTGCTTGcgattttgtatttttgaatCAGCCGTTATTCGATAATAAATTTCGCGATAAGAAAAGCGTTTTTTGCCAAATTATCTGCATAAAACAACGGATAAAGATCACCATATAGCATCTTACAGGCAAGTacagatgatgataatgtttttTTCGCATAGATTTCTCACCAATTAATCATAACTCTGCAAGTTTCATTAAATGAACATTAAACACCCGCTTAAAGCATAAATAACAGAGGACACACCATGGACCATAATGCTCCTGGGATGATTGTACAAGATGTAATTAACACCTGTGGCCACCATTCCCGTAAGTTAAGACACTTAATGGAACACTTTAAATGCCCAAATGGAACATTAATGGTTTGCTCCGGTTTAAAGCTTAACCGCGAACGGAGAGTCCCCGGAAGTAAATTAACCCGACTTTGGGGTTtgtccccctcccaccccctttcccccggaAGTCTACGGACGCCTGCAGTGCCACATTCTATGCGAGGGGTCAGCATTTTTATCACTCTTCCTGCTCGCCCCTTTTCCATTCGCCCAAAAAGGCCATAACTTACCGAGTAATCCGCACCACGAATTGGGCAGCTGGCGTAGCGCACCGTGTGCCGCCAGACGGTGATGCCCTCGACGGTGGCCGGCTCGGTAAGTATCAATTAGTGGCCGAGCATTTCGTGCAACTAATCAACATTGAGCCAGAGCATCCGGGGCCACGGAATTCCTTCTCCCCTATATTCCCAAAGTTCGCTATCTTCTTCACTCGACCACTGCCAGTACAAAACCAGCCGAAC
The sequence above is a segment of the Anopheles darlingi chromosome 2, idAnoDarlMG_H_01, whole genome shotgun sequence genome. Coding sequences within it:
- the LOC125950976 gene encoding dynein axonemal heavy chain 3, with protein sequence MTRDTTDRMISMHKRFRLQMFHDLALTKPVLAANEFFRRYGRGADDGRRKLPSLWRKKRPKKFQFDEFAYRTPEENEEALRRIQKHLDRMIAKSIRDAEKRRKEKEEQDRRPQFCTSTSKSKHVYQTKVKKKRLTNEQFTKKLKDTESMKLKYLQALLPEHPDEQKEKILSRYERNFSRAICCFDESIKQRTLNVLDMLDVRKIEHYPSHWIKKILPRINRGTGYLKQAHKFILEEEKLWPTIHPELILMDYLFDPDHGVPRDQAVYFLILLMDLQEDYRYYVKRAFLRYILRSERDRNQLQLVMEPPEFPIATLIAPVPWKCSIQLAKNRLEEILMINHPVLQAINMLWHKLYSNLLVVDSAKFYNTDVPMHADKITEMIHNSCRITRDILINDWMPRVADLVDVMRKYWKDLVPRNSTHGGRGTIFFNCIHALTSYHLQELIKKSLDHLVEALEVYREGDISPGDEPKVKKKPFMTLTVSVVGQHHTEIEKTTEKSDLSLYQVDDDDPSILASESDDFPLTNGDERRTSFIVESSGKIIIYPYMEELPDLFKSYFVKILKVGYKIPRLEYYLTQDQKQLGYLHFIREDNDDMEKLYQRVKKIVIANQTGPTVYLYPMYEYYFPVLANKMKLITEGIFSQRELPPLDIFKELVQKFTELLNGIYYLRDFIPLNLFMLDNSRLNKVLEKLVNDLKNFVINYFITLNQVENRRICDEFEDMSLHAGERPKETPEVVALQNYLTHCREERMYQLTSEIKQVAQRVIFLLTHAILDQEDINLNSRLFLWPKELEKVLDLSGARLSVVRENLETSLRERRVKFEQYLMTEKKKMDHFRTREIREMLSLDDLREKVDTVDGLMKILEDCSREAKEINANENLLQIDLSFFPSLNEMIDKMGPIEKLWHTAYKFDTCHEVWYFGPFKDLDADVIRSAVEEMYHAISVLLKELTGSPQAKRVAEQIRMKVEKFKVYLPILESICRQGLCDRHWRQISDELGQEVNPAVHNSLSQMVEIDIVKIQQRLEEISNAAGKEYELNIQLVNMQEEWTDVMFVCIPYRDSDMYILSSVDEIQTLLDDHILKAQAMRGSPYIAALGTKANNWEDKLISMQDIIDTWLQVQATWMYLEPIFSSEDILRQMPTEGRHFKAVDRVFRKIMKHTTTDAHVIQATDYPELLNTLRKAYTDLEEIQKGLNMYLEKKRLFFARFFFLSNDELLEILSETKDPLRVQPHLKKCFEGIHALQFDQQMEIIAIISAEQEIIPCVRKVNPNLANGLVEKWLKEVETVMLESVKEQIWQSYERYPNEVRKAWVLNWPGQAVQVVSCLRWTEEAEEAIKMGQLKQFSGTCTEQILELVDLVRGSLSAGATITIEALIVVDVHARDIVNMLVEKQISDIGDFNWFSQLRYYWRIDDDDKQSYVGVSMVTTDLKYGMEYLGNTGRLVTTPLTDRCFRTLMGAFKLNLGGAPEGPAGTGKTETCKDLAKAVAKKCVVFNCSDGLDYKALGKFFKGLAQSGSWACFDEFNRIELEVLSVVAQQILTIQHAIAQKVVKFVFEDTHLKIDPTCNIFITMNPGYAGRTELPDNLKVLFRTVAMMVPDYAMIGEITLYSCGFDNARILAQKIVHTYKLCSEQLSSQFHYDYGMRAVKSVLTAAGALRRAHPHLAEDQIVLRAIIDVNLPKFLQQDIPLFEGIYRDLFPGVNLPPPAREDIVRILLVKLVKRKLQPTAWYIDKIMQIYEMLLVRHGLMIVGDSMGGKTTAYQVLVETLRELRIEKGPKCEEQGVQYRIINPKSISMGQLYGRFDPASHEWSDGVLANTFREMVNTLSTERQWIIFDGPVDAVWIENLNTVLDDNRKLCLMSGEIIQMTKLMNLVFEPTDLEQASPATVSRCGMIYMEPHQLGWIALHKSFILLLEEKGVSEINIGVFEQLVEWLIPPSLRFLKIVKTVLPISEMQCYSMFSKFFSIFCSRIQNYTQAQFQQTFLFCYAWGYFSSVTNEGRKMIDPLLRKILYGGNEEHPKPKHFSLNRGQMYPEKMNFMDYRFDEHENWWPWQTTEEPSLPESCIVSELMIPTKETGSILYWANLCVRNGIPILLAGPTGTGKSATISNYIRELPKQRFISNIINCSARSTAAQVQDTIMAKLDRRRKGVYGPPVGKECVNFIDDLAMPARDEYGSQPPLELVRTWLDHRIWSDLRDTSKIELIDLLLIAAMGPIGGSNYIPQRLYRHMFVISVDSFEDVTLMRIFSSIGDWHFAKGFPEPVARLSKLLSQASIAVYRGAIEHFLPTPAKSHYLFSLRDVSRVYQGIVLLPSKKLPDPEKLVRLWVHETYRVFYDRLIDEDDKQKLLRLVDEAAVTHLRMKLEQAFGERLEPGQKVTDKHIRDLLFGNYMEPAAVTRIYDEVDNWEQLEKNINFYLSEYNERSKSPMNLVLFRFAIEHISRVSRVLQMPRGHLLLVGLGGSGRRSAVKLASSMSDSAVFQVEVTRSYTFNEWREDMKKLLMSAGCEGKRIVFLFNDSQAKEESFVEDINSLLNTADLPNLFQTEEKAVILEQMQTIVQATNKPIDLTALSLYNFFVERVRENLHIALAFSPIGDSFKKRLRIYPSLINCCTIDWYSAWPDDALQKVAEFFIRSMDLVASQERLTSRDSSSIEVMTDTMDEKDQKTRKLTELERKLITIVLIFNESVVENSNRFFLEQGRRNYVTPTSYLEMLRSFKDLYHKKYSETITQRDRYTTGLEKLDFAAGQVSVMQDQLKDLQPQLKQTSDETEKIMVNIERETAEAEKKKEIVGADETAANEAAASAQAIKDDCESDLQEAVPALEAALAALDTLKPADITVVKSMKNPPSGVKLVLEAVCVIRGIKADRKPDPNGHLVEDYWGPSQKMLGDLKFLDSLKTFDKDNIPIPVMKKIREVYIADREFVPEKIKNISMACEGLCRWVRAMEIYDRVAKIVAPKKIALAEAEAELAMQMEKLNSKRAELQEILDKLQKLNDFFAEKSREKKRLEDEIDSCEKKLIRAEQLIGGLGGEKRRWSECATNLHQSLSNVVGDVLLAAGCVAYLGCFSTEFRSTIVHGWNRDALELRIPCTENFSLLTTLGNPLQIRSWSNWGLPTDNFSVENGIIVKHARRWPLMIDPEGQANKWVKNMERANNLKIIQQMEANYMRVVENAIINGYPVLLENVGENIDSGFNAILEKNIIFQKGSYYIKFGDGMVEYNDNFRFYITTNLRNPHYLPETAVMVTLMNFMITEQGLRSQLLGTVIIQERPDLQEKKESLIIESAQNQEALYNAEAKILQVLSTAEGNILDDENAIDILTSSKQLSEEIQAKQIVAIATEAEIDAARQQYIPVARHSAVIFFCTAELANIDPMYQFNLAWFLNIFVQAIIKSPKSDDLEQRLKHLIDFFTMAIYNNVCRSLFEKDKLMFSFVLCIGIMRGRGEIKDPELSFLLTGGLALDNPLPNPAPHWLTDKCWTEAVRAATIPSLNDLPKALSRNPELWEAYNNLSDPDANPLPEPFDQVDNIIKLIVLKILRPDKVVPGLQRFIVQNIGQMYVEPPQFDLETSYHDSSPRTPLIFMLSPGSDPIDSILTFANVHYMSDDCRVISLGQGQGPKATQTILDAIKLGYWVILQNCHVAESYMDELEKICMDSSLYEAVHPKYRLWCTSYPSKSFPVSILQNSVKMTNEAPKGVKNNMTRIFSSDPLSSDAFYSHAFEGELGTVWMRGVFSLVFFHAVVQERCKFGPIGWNIPYEFNESDLKISLMQLKMFINQYQKIPFEGHIYLTGECNYGGRVTDDKDRRLLMSLLSRIYNQDTIDNDHFALTESGRYTVPQQPTKRHALTYIATLPSIAHPEVFGLHENADITRNIEETSSLLDRVLLTQTHLLAGTATTDADQKEDPVLTLCAEISNKLPELFDVDAVAELFPIEYENSMNTVLRQELSRFNRLLEYIRFSLVDVQRAIKGQISMIPELENAYRAIKISRVPKAWLSKSYPSLKPLGGFINDFVQRLAFFQRWIDEGEPNVYWMSGFYFTQSFLTGIMQNHSRKFKQRIDDLVMDFDVTDFESEQEVKDSPEVATFVKGLYLEGGRWNRERKHLDEPLSRILYDTLPIVSMTPTLKTEKEGAQRTRYECPIYKTSARRGILSTTGHSTNFVMMLELDIEKPPEHWVLRGTACLCQLDD